A window of Drosophila subobscura isolate 14011-0131.10 chromosome E, UCBerk_Dsub_1.0, whole genome shotgun sequence contains these coding sequences:
- the LOC117891076 gene encoding solute carrier family 25 member 35: MATSDFVLGGLASVGATFFTNPIEVVKTRIQLQGELAARGSYVEPYKGIVQAFVTVAKNDGMSGLQKGLAPALFFQFIINSFRLSIYSSAVERRWMHNKNGEVSYGLGLLWGAIGGVVGSYCSSPFFLVKTQQQSQAAKQIAVGYQHTHTSMTDALRQIYIKNGIPGLWRGSVAALPRAAMGSGAQIATFGKTKALLIEHDLVTQPTLNSFCAGLIAGSIMSVAITPPDVITTRLYNQGVDVEGRGLLYKGWLDCFVKILRSEGVHGMYKGFWANYLRIAPHSTLVLLFFDELIATREKYGLHY; this comes from the exons ATGGCTACATCGGACTTCGTGCTGGGAGGCCTGGCTTCGGTGGGTGCCACGTTCTTCACCAACCCCATCGAAGTTGTCAAGACGCGCATCCAGCTGCAGGGAGAGCTGGCGGCACGAGGCTCCTATGTGGAGCCCTACAAAGGAATTGTCCAGGCGTTCGTGACGGTTGCGAAGAACGATGGCATGAGCGGCTTGCAGAAGGGCTTGGCTCCGGCCCTCTTCTTCCAGTTCATCATTAATTCTTTCCG GTTAAGCATTTACTCTTCGGCGGTGGAGAGGCGCTGGATGCACAACAAGAATGGAGAGGTCTCCTACGGCCTCGGCCTGCTGTGGGGTGCCATCGGAGGAGTGGTGGGCTCCTACTGCTCCAGTCCGTTCTTCCTG GTCAAGACTCAGCAACAGTCGCAGGCTGCCAAACAAATAGCCGTCGGCTATCAGCACACGCACACCTCCATGACGGATGCCCTCAGACAGATTTACATCAAGAACGGAATCCCTGGCCTGTGGCGTGGATCTGTGGCCGCCCTGCCGAGAGCAGCCATGGGTTCCGGAGCCCAGATAGCTACCTTCGGCAAGACCAAAGCATTGCTCATCGAGCACGACCTTGTCACCCAGCCCACGTTGAACTCGTTTTGCGCGGGACTAATAGCCGGATCCATCATGTCGGTGGCCATCACACCGCCGGACGTGATCACCACGCGTCTGTACAACCAGGGGGTGGATGTCGAGGGACGCGGCCTGCTCTACAAGGGTTGGCTGGACTGCTTCGTGAAGATCCTCCGATCCGAGGGCGTACACGGTATGTACAAGGGCTTTTGGGCCAACTATCTGCGGATCGCCCCGCACTCCACTCTCGTCCTGCTCTTCTTTGACGAACTGATCGCCACGCGCGAGAAGTACGGCCTGCACTACTGA
- the LOC117891234 gene encoding uncharacterized protein LOC117891234, with product MLGKGRIATLWQPLLAHVLVLVTIFAAPGLCYKNVRIQDNLCSDKLIFTLAKPFRGDPTVRLDFEEDSAAIMTQTWNLTLPNGHSANKIKYDCQFRVVTSDRPPRGIYTLITRLKFRRDPVSKECIDYIQFTGGNRSPSERICHNIAINGPAGRLIFDERDREVNVHIYIDRSRHILGDQLELSMVLTAHSECQFNGDFLCDPNDQYSCISRHFVRDNVTNCLYPCRDEGTCFHDAIVPEEIDTANVAISAITSLIFTMLGVGFCVWICWKYWNCITVQQRAHEASAARFNQHRVRSDVPTIELPTAPEYADVGAREQDAQQQPPMTPKDMPPSYESLFPDR from the exons ATGTTGGGCAAGGGCCGTATTGCGACGCTTTGGCAACCGCTGCTGGCCCATGTGCTGGTTCTGGTGACAATCTTCGCAGCTCCTGGCCTATGCTACAAAAACG TGCGCATTCAGGACAACCTGTGCTCGGACAAACTTATTTTCACGCTCGCCAAGCCCTTTCGCGGCGACCCCACGGTGAGGCTCGATTTCGAGGAGGATTCGGCGGCGATTATGACGCAGACCTGGAATCTCACACTGCCCAATGGCCACTCGGCCAACAAGATCAAGTACGACTGCCAGTTCCGCGTGGTGACCAGCGACCGTCCACCGCGCGGCATATACACACTCATCACCAGGCTCAAGTTCCGGCGAGATCCTGTCTCGAAAGAGTGCATCGACTACATACAGTTTACCGGCGGCAACCGATCGCCCAGTGAACGCATTTGTCACAACATCGCCATCAATGGCCCGGCCGGGCGGCTTATCTTCGATGAGCGGGATCGGGAAGTGAACGTGCACATCTACATCGACAGATCGCGCCACATTCTGGGCGATCAGCTGGAGCTGAGCATGGTGCTGACAGCCCACTCCGAGTGCCAGTTCAACGGTGACTTCCTGTGCGATCCCAACGACCAATACTCGTGCATATCGCGGCACTTTGTGCGGGACAACGTCACCAACTGCTTGTACCCGTGTCGGGATGAGGGAACGTGCTTCCACGACGCCATCGTGCCGGAGGAGATAGACACAGCCAATGTGGCCATCTCGGCCATAACGTCGCTCATCTTCACCATGCTCGGCGTGGGCTTCTGCGTGTGGATCTGCTGGAAGTACTGGAACTGCATCACGGTGCAGCAACGAGCGCACGAGGCATCCGCCGCTCGCTTCAACCAGCATCGCGTTCGG TCTGATGTGCCCACCATTGAGTTGCCAACAGCTCCGGAGTACGCTGATGTTGGAGCACGCGAGCAggatgcacagcagcagccgccaatgACGCCCAAGGATATGCCACCCAGCTACGAGTCGCTGTTCCCCGACAGATAA
- the LOC117891481 gene encoding uncharacterized protein LOC117891481, protein MYIDIYSGRGTSIYLNNITMEYHRRADAQTMLLIMIVIIASSPTAHGQSYLITLENVLNESPQPPQQPYNLTTASNTTDVDPFANSTRIIVYKNTVVEPTNELSQTAMDVITIVWYVATFLALAAFFMLMACSDRRCRDMRRNHSGAGAQSEGVRAPPTPSPSYSEFAPPSYDTVIKMQHAAKTSVFVIPFNKASEPGGGTTAPTSPPVTCNIYTVNEVQKSGN, encoded by the exons atgtacatagatatatattcCGGTAGGGGTACGAGTATCTACCTGAACAACATCACCATGGAATATCACCGACGAGCAGATGCCCAGACAATGCTGCTAATTATGATAG TTATCATCGCCAGCTCGCCCACAGCGCACGGACAGTCCTATCTGATTACTCTGGAAAACGTTCTCAACGAGTCCCCACAGCCCCCACAGCAGCCATACAACCTGACGACAGCGAGCAACACCACGGATGTGGATCCCTTTGCCAACAGCACTCGCATTATTGTCTACAAAAATA CTGTCGTGGAGCCAACAAACGAATTATCACAGACGGCCATGGATGTGATCACGATCGTGTGGTATGTGGCCACTTTTTTGGCCCTGGCGGCTTTCTTCATGCTGATGGCCTGCTCGGATCGCAGGTGTCGCGACATGAGGCGCAACCATTCGGGTGCGGGAGCGCAGAGCGAAGGCGTTAGAGCGCCGCCCACGCCCTCACCGTCGTACAGCGAGTTTGCACCGCCCAGCTACGATACGGTGATCAAGATGCAGCATGCGGCCAAGACCAGTGTCTTTGTGATACCCTTCAACAAGGCCAGCGAACCAGGAGGAGGCACTACGGCGCCGACATCCCCGCCAGTCACGTGCAATATTTATACAGTCAATGAGGTGCAAAAATCGGGGAATTAA
- the LOC117891428 gene encoding uncharacterized protein LOC117891428 isoform X2 — MSISKSFLGCLMVAVVMVTMLHSGRADIETNEVNDQDVYMLQGVRVYPNDRQCVMVGGLCVKTSDCTEPTNNKGLCPTSVHQGVECCYELRPKPEYRPNSNK, encoded by the exons ATGTCGATAAGCAAGAGCTTCTTGGGCTGCCTGATGGTGGCTGTAGTAATGGTGACGATGCTCCACTCCGGCCGGGCGGACATCGAGACAAACGAAGTGAACGATCAAGATGTGTACA TGCTGCAGGGAGTGCGGGTGTATCCGAATGACCGCCAGTGTGTGATGGTCGGAGGACTGTGCGTGAAGACCAGCGACTGTACGGAGCCGACCAACAACAAGGGCCTGTGCCCCACCAGCGTGCACCAGGGCGTGGAGTGCTGCTACGAAC TTCGACCCAAACCCGAGTATCGTccaaattcaaacaaataa
- the LOC117891428 gene encoding U-scoloptoxin(19)-Sm1a isoform X1, which produces MSISKSFLGCLMVAVVMVTMLHSGRADIETNEVNDQDVYMLQGVRVYPNDRQCVMVGGLCVKTSDCTEPTNNKGLCPTSVHQGVECCYELPVRPAPCAEHLGMCMDRCHQRLLRPGTDCVNGQVCCVLI; this is translated from the exons ATGTCGATAAGCAAGAGCTTCTTGGGCTGCCTGATGGTGGCTGTAGTAATGGTGACGATGCTCCACTCCGGCCGGGCGGACATCGAGACAAACGAAGTGAACGATCAAGATGTGTACA TGCTGCAGGGAGTGCGGGTGTATCCGAATGACCGCCAGTGTGTGATGGTCGGAGGACTGTGCGTGAAGACCAGCGACTGTACGGAGCCGACCAACAACAAGGGCCTGTGCCCCACCAGCGTGCACCAGGGCGTGGAGTGCTGCTACGAAC TGCCGGTCAGACCAGCCCCCTGTGCGGAACACCTGGGAATGTGCATGGATCGATGCCATCAGAGGCTCCTGAGACCTGGTACCGATTGCGTTAATGGACAAGTTTGCTGTGTTTTGATTTAG